The DNA segment TCCCGGAGTCCTCTCATGAGCACCATTGATATTCATAACGATAAGTTCGTCAGCATGCAGTTCATTACTGAACTGACTGGGTTATCCGATAAATGGTTTTATAAGCTTGCACAGGAAGGTAAGTTTCCAAAACCAGTGAAATTTGGCCGTAGCTCGCGCTGGATTGAACGTGAAGTAAAAGAGTGGCTGGAGGAAAGAATAAGAATGTCGAGAAGTAATGATGTTTCTGATTCCAGCGATGGAGAGTGTTAGTTAAAATTCCCCTTGAAATAAATCCATGTGTTTAGAATTAGAAGTACCACTATCATAAAAATAATCCCCTATGGAATGCCAAGAATATCGCCACTTATTAATGATTTTTTGGTTATTAACTTCGGAGTAAATTAAAGCATTAATAATAGCACAAAGCCCCATGTGAAGGTGCCTTATAATAATGATGATTGACGGTGTGGTAATATAAGCAGTACTTCATTCATTAATGCGGCATAGACAAATCACTCTAATTAAGCATAATCAAAGGCATTATACATTAATAATTACTGTAGTTAATTTTTGCATTATCAATAACCATTAAAATCAATTGGTTATGACTTGAAGGTGTTACCCTTTACTCTCAATTTTTACGTTATATATCCTCGTGATCACTAATATATCTATAAATTTATATTTCTGATATATCTTAAAAAGAGAATAACATGATTAATACATACAATCTGGATATGCGCCATGCACCCTTTAACGATCGCTATCTGCAACGATTATCTGGTGTGATATTTAATGCGGTACGTGAGCATCCACGAACAACGGCTATTAGAATTGATCTTCACTTACCTGATTACAAAGACAATGAAGACAGTTTAACTTGTATTGTAAATATTAATCAGGGATTGATGTCCCGCTTTATTGAGGCGTTGGATGCCCGTATCCAGGCATTCCTGAAACATAAAGCACAAACAGGTATAAGAACTTATCCCTGTCACTTACGTTATGCGTGGGTGAAAGAGAAGGCTGACAGTGATAAACCGCACTGGCACGTTGTGTTGTTTGTCAATAAAGATACGTTTAAAGGACCGGGTGATTATAACGGAAGAACTCGTAATCTGGCCTCAATGATCCAAGCTTCATGGAGTAGTGCATTAAATCTTCCCTTAGCCATTGAATATTTAACATTGGTTCACTTCCCCAATAACCCTTGTTATTACTTGAATTCAAACAAAGCAGCGGTGTTTCCGGACTCGTATGATGATTTAATGTTTCGCCTGAGTTATATGGCGAAAGAGCGTACAAAAGTGTACAGCAAAACGGAGCGATCATTTGGTTGCAGCCAATCATAAATCAAAAATGATGTCTGCTAATGTGTCGAGCTTAAAAGCTGCCATCCCTAAAAAGCTTCAGGTGATGTCGTAAACCCGTTATGAAACGTTTTACCTCTCAAATAAGCATCCACAACACATTAAAACATTGTTGCAATATTAGCCACCACTGCTTGTGCCATCGTTCTTGGTATGGTTGGAGACTATGCCCCGCACTTGCTGTGCGGGTAGTCACAAGAAAGCAAACAATCGTAGCAGGGCTAGTCTAGTGAGCGTGACTCAACCTTCAATGAAAATTAAAAAAACTGCATAATGAAAAGTAAGGTAAAGATGAGCTTGATGACAAATGGACTAAAGAACAATCTTGAGAGCGGTAAAGGCGCTTTTATGCTACCTCATTAGACGTGACCCGAAAATATTGCAACTTAAGGAGCAACAATGAACCGAGCGCAAGCCCAACAACTGCTGCAGACTGCTTTGGCTAACCCTGCTGCTGAATTTCGAGATGGTCAATGGGAAGCCATCGATGCATTGGTTAACCATCGTCAGAAGCTACTAGTTGTACAGCGTACCGGCTGGGGTAAGAGCTCGGTGTATTTTATTAGCACCAAAATCTTCCGCGACCGCGAGATGGGGCCTACGATTATTGTATCGCCACTGCTTGCATTAATGCGTAATCAGATTGATTCAGCGCATCGTTTGGGAATAGTTGCCGAAACAATGAATTCGACTAATAGGGATGATTGGCAGGCTGTAACTCAGCGTGTTCTCAATAACAAAATAGACTGTTTGCTCATTTCTCCAGAGCGACTAGCAAATGATATTTTTATCGAAACAGTCCTGCAGCCCATTGCCGATCGTATCGCCCTAATGGTGATTGACGAAGCACACTGTATTTCAGATTGGGGTCATGATTTTCGTCCTGATTATCGCCGTATCGTCAATATCCTTCGTCAACTGCCCGCCAACACCCCAGTACTAGGTACGACTGCAACAGCCAATAACCGAGTTGTTGACGATATCCAAACCCAGCTTGGCGATATACAAATCTACCGAGGCCCTCTAACTCGCGAAAGCCTCGCTCTTCAAACGATGTCTTTACCTGATCAGGCCTCTCGTTTAGCTTGGCTCGCCCAAGTTATTCCTATGCTACCAGGGACTGGCATTATTTATGCATTAACAGTTCGCGATGCCGACCAGGTGGCAGAATGGCTAAGCATGCACGGTATAGTTGCCAAGGCATACCACGGTAGCATTGAGGCGGAAGGTTTTGAGAACAGCAATGCTTACCGTGAGTACTTGGAAGAATTGTTACTTAACAACCAGCTTAAGGTTTTAGTAGCAACGACCGCGTTGGGTATGGGTTATGATAAACCTGATTTAAGTTTTGTAATTCATTACCAAGCTCCGAGTTCAATCGTTGCATACTACCAACAGGTAGGGCGAGCTGGGCGCGGCATTGCTCATGCAACAGGTATACTGATGTCGGGGATAGAAGATAACGACATTCACGATTTTTTCCGCGATTCTGCATTTCCATCGGAAGACCAGGTTAACGATATTCTTCAAGTGCTGGAAAATAGTGATGGTCTATCACTTCGCAGCATCGAGGAGGAAACTAACCTACGGTACAGTCAGATTGAGAAAGTACTCAAGTTACTGAGTGTAGAAAATCCGGCTCCTGTCATTAAAAATGAAAATCGTTGGGTTAGGACTGCAGTTCGCTATCAAATGAATCATGCCAGAATTGCTCATTTGACAGGACAACGTATTCAGGAATGGGAAGAGATTCAGGCGTACCTTAACGACCCTGGATGTAAAATGGCATTTCTACGCCGTTCTCTGGACGATCCCGATCCAACTCCATGTGGTAAATGCTCATCCTGTGTTGGTCAACCAATTATAAATCAAATCATTGACCCTGCTTTGGTGCATCGTGCAGGGACTTTCCTAAAACATGCAGAAATGCCGATTACTCCAAAAGCTCAGGTCGCAGCTAATGCATTTTTACAATATGGTTTCAGAGGCAATTTGCCTCAGCAGATTAGAGCGCAAGAAGGTAGAGTATTGTCTCGTTGGGGGGATGCTGGTTGGGGGCGCTTAGTAGCCGAAAATAAACGTGCGGATCATTTTGATGATGAGCTGGTGGTGGCTATGGCCGAGATGATTCAGCAGCGTTGGCAACCAAACCCAGCACCACAATGGATATGCTGTGTCCCTTCACGCAATCATCTACAATTAGTTCCTGATTTTGCTCGGCGCTTGGCAGTATGTTTGGGATTACCTTTTTTCGATGTCGTTAGCAAGATCAGAGATAACCAACCGCAAAAAGGTCAACAAAACCGTTTCCATCAATGCCGAAATCTTGACGGCGCTTTTGAGATTAATCAACCTCTCCCTAACACATCGGTTTTACTTGTAGATGACATTGTAGATTCAGGCTGGACGCTAACTGTCATCGCAGCACTCCTACAACGAGCAGGTAGTGGTAAAGTATACCCTGTGGCACTTGCTTCATCTTCGGTAAAAGAATCATGAATGTATCTAACTTATTGTCAAAAACGGCCCAAGCGACCTTACTTCTGACTAGTTATTTTTCTAAAGCAACTAGCGAAACCGCCAAACCACTTTCCAATGCTGAATGGGGTCGTTTTGCGCTATGGTTGAAAGAAAAAGCAGTAACGCCAGCTGATTTGTTGGAGTCTGACCCTCAAACCTTACTGAATGGCTGGTATGACTCCCGTATCAGTACGGATCGGATCATTGAGTTAATGAATCGAGGACATAGTCTCGCTTTGGCTATGGAGAAATGGCAACGGGCAGGCTTGTGGGTAGTGACACGTTCTGATCCAGAATATCCATGGAGATTAAAGCATCGCCTCAAAACAGACTCTCCCCCTGTTTTATTTGGCTGTGGTAATAAATCCTTATTAAATAGAGGGGGATTGGCTGTCATTGGTTCTCGAAATGCCAATGCATCAGACCTTAATTTTACCGATTACATTGGCGCTAAAGCTGCGGAAGAAAATATAGCCGTTGTATCTGGTGCTGCCCGTGGGGTGGACGAAACAGCAATGTTAGGTGCAATGAGGCAAGGTGGAACTGTAATCGGGATTTTGGCAGATAGTTTGTTAAAAGCTGCTACTAGCGTCAAATGGCGCAAGGGTCTTATGAATGACCATATTGTACTGATATCCCCATTTTACCCTGAAGCTAGTTTCTATGCGGGAAATGCCATGGCTCGCAATAAATATATCTATTGCTTGTCGGATAGTGCATTGGTTATTCATTCTGGTCGAAAGGGGGGAACAATTAGTGGGGCAGAGGAAAATCTTAAGAAAGGATGGGTGCCACTGTGGGTCAATCCAACAACCGACATAGATTCGGCTAATGCTGATTTAGTGAACAAAGGGGGATACTGGTTACCAAGTGATGATAATGGCCTATCAATCGAGGATTTGCTAAAAAATGATGACAGATCAAAAATGCAGTTAAAAGTAGAATCCCAAGATCTTTTTTCAGAATTGTCGCATCCAGAATTGATTATTGAACCTGCAGTAAAATCTTCAACCCAAGCTCTCAAGAAAGAACGGACTGCTACTATTAATGAAGAGACTCCCAATCTAGTAACTACGGAAAACCAATTAAAGGGAAAAGAGGTAGTTGTGAATTCTGTAGATTTTTATCGGCTATTCATGACAGAATTACAACGGTTGGCCGAATCGCCATTTACAGTCGATAAATTAACAGAGGTCACAGGGTTGAATAAATCGCAAGTGCTTGATTGGTTGAAACGCGCTGAAGAAGATGGTTTGGTAAAAAAACTAAACCGCCCTACAAGGTATCAATTAAATGAATAGTAAAAGGACATGGTATATCAACTATAACCGATCTGGCATTAATGAGTTTTAATTAAGCTTGGACATATGAAAATTTAGAATTGACCCTGATTGAAATATCATCTATCAGGGTTTAACAATTGAAGATAGTTTATGTTTTTCTTTCAAGCGCAACCCCTAGATCCGTGGCCATTTTTTGGATTAGTCTCCAATCTAGTGGCCATTCTTTTTCTAAAGTAGATTTCCGCCTTTTAATTAACCAGTAAACGAAAATAATAACGCTTTGTTCAAAGAAACTACTTTCTTTTTTACCATCTTGAATTAACGATTCGAGCTCAGGAGTATCTTCTATAAATTGATGTAATCTTTCTATCGTGTCGGGTTTGATCACTTCTTTAAATGTATCTAGTATTAATAAAGTCGATTTTTGGTTGTTTGGTCTATTCTTAGTTAAAGCCATGTAGAGATTATCTAAAGCTCGCTGAATTCCTGCGTAACCATCAGATGCTGCGTTGATTGCTTTTGAGACTGAACAAAAAAAATCATCCGTTGTTTCTATTAATGCCATACTTTTTGCTACAGTTCTATGTATATCTGGCTCAACTATAGTTTTTGCTTTATATATGGCATCATGAGTTAACTCTGCATAGGCATGTTGTAATAAAGATCTAACTTGTATCTCACACGGAATACCTTGATCAATGATAACTCCGTTATAATCAAAGGTTTCTTTCGCAGTTACAATAAAATGTACGGATTGGTATGTGAAAATTAGCGGTGTATTTAGTCTTTCTTCTTCGTAGTGTCTTGATGTCTTATAAAGCCATTTATCACTATTTTTTATTATTTCACATACTTCATCTATGTCTGAAGTAAGCAAAACGACAAACCTGATACCAACCTTATCTTCAATCTCTTGGTAAGGATTATTGTATGATTTTTCTTTTCGATGAAAAGCTTTATCGATTAGAGAAGTCTTTTCTTTTATTCTTGGTGTTGCAGGTTGCTTGAGAAAGTTATTAAGGTCTCGCTCTGTATTTTCTGTGAGTTTTTTGCAAATATTTGAGACGACAAAATCCCCCCATGCTTTATACATAGGTTGTTCTTTTTCCCAACGTTGCGAAAACTCTAATTCATTCATTAATTAGCTCATTCCTGAAGGGTTATCTTGTCCTTGATGAGGATTGTCGTCCACTCAGCAGGTTTACCATCTTTATCGAGTTCACCTATAGTAGATTCAATTACAATATGGCTTTTAAAGACTTCCGCAGGGGCTGTAATTTTTATATTTTTACTAAAGTTAAGCTTTCTTGTTTTTAGTTTGCTTTCAATATGCTCATTGTCTCTTGTGAAAGAGGTTTGTGGTA comes from the Hafnia alvei genome and includes:
- a CDS encoding helix-turn-helix transcriptional regulator; this encodes MSTIDIHNDKFVSMQFITELTGLSDKWFYKLAQEGKFPKPVKFGRSSRWIEREVKEWLEERIRMSRSNDVSDSSDGEC
- a CDS encoding inovirus Gp2 family protein, with protein sequence MINTYNLDMRHAPFNDRYLQRLSGVIFNAVREHPRTTAIRIDLHLPDYKDNEDSLTCIVNINQGLMSRFIEALDARIQAFLKHKAQTGIRTYPCHLRYAWVKEKADSDKPHWHVVLFVNKDTFKGPGDYNGRTRNLASMIQASWSSALNLPLAIEYLTLVHFPNNPCYYLNSNKAAVFPDSYDDLMFRLSYMAKERTKVYSKTERSFGCSQS
- a CDS encoding RecQ family ATP-dependent DNA helicase, producing the protein MNRAQAQQLLQTALANPAAEFRDGQWEAIDALVNHRQKLLVVQRTGWGKSSVYFISTKIFRDREMGPTIIVSPLLALMRNQIDSAHRLGIVAETMNSTNRDDWQAVTQRVLNNKIDCLLISPERLANDIFIETVLQPIADRIALMVIDEAHCISDWGHDFRPDYRRIVNILRQLPANTPVLGTTATANNRVVDDIQTQLGDIQIYRGPLTRESLALQTMSLPDQASRLAWLAQVIPMLPGTGIIYALTVRDADQVAEWLSMHGIVAKAYHGSIEAEGFENSNAYREYLEELLLNNQLKVLVATTALGMGYDKPDLSFVIHYQAPSSIVAYYQQVGRAGRGIAHATGILMSGIEDNDIHDFFRDSAFPSEDQVNDILQVLENSDGLSLRSIEEETNLRYSQIEKVLKLLSVENPAPVIKNENRWVRTAVRYQMNHARIAHLTGQRIQEWEEIQAYLNDPGCKMAFLRRSLDDPDPTPCGKCSSCVGQPIINQIIDPALVHRAGTFLKHAEMPITPKAQVAANAFLQYGFRGNLPQQIRAQEGRVLSRWGDAGWGRLVAENKRADHFDDELVVAMAEMIQQRWQPNPAPQWICCVPSRNHLQLVPDFARRLAVCLGLPFFDVVSKIRDNQPQKGQQNRFHQCRNLDGAFEINQPLPNTSVLLVDDIVDSGWTLTVIAALLQRAGSGKVYPVALASSSVKES
- a CDS encoding DNA-processing protein DprA gives rise to the protein MNVSNLLSKTAQATLLLTSYFSKATSETAKPLSNAEWGRFALWLKEKAVTPADLLESDPQTLLNGWYDSRISTDRIIELMNRGHSLALAMEKWQRAGLWVVTRSDPEYPWRLKHRLKTDSPPVLFGCGNKSLLNRGGLAVIGSRNANASDLNFTDYIGAKAAEENIAVVSGAARGVDETAMLGAMRQGGTVIGILADSLLKAATSVKWRKGLMNDHIVLISPFYPEASFYAGNAMARNKYIYCLSDSALVIHSGRKGGTISGAEENLKKGWVPLWVNPTTDIDSANADLVNKGGYWLPSDDNGLSIEDLLKNDDRSKMQLKVESQDLFSELSHPELIIEPAVKSSTQALKKERTATINEETPNLVTTENQLKGKEVVVNSVDFYRLFMTELQRLAESPFTVDKLTEVTGLNKSQVLDWLKRAEEDGLVKKLNRPTRYQLNE
- a CDS encoding GTP pyrophosphokinase family protein, translated to MNELEFSQRWEKEQPMYKAWGDFVVSNICKKLTENTERDLNNFLKQPATPRIKEKTSLIDKAFHRKEKSYNNPYQEIEDKVGIRFVVLLTSDIDEVCEIIKNSDKWLYKTSRHYEEERLNTPLIFTYQSVHFIVTAKETFDYNGVIIDQGIPCEIQVRSLLQHAYAELTHDAIYKAKTIVEPDIHRTVAKSMALIETTDDFFCSVSKAINAASDGYAGIQRALDNLYMALTKNRPNNQKSTLLILDTFKEVIKPDTIERLHQFIEDTPELESLIQDGKKESSFFEQSVIIFVYWLIKRRKSTLEKEWPLDWRLIQKMATDLGVALERKT